From one Lolium rigidum isolate FL_2022 chromosome 4, APGP_CSIRO_Lrig_0.1, whole genome shotgun sequence genomic stretch:
- the LOC124648668 gene encoding uncharacterized protein LOC124648668, whose translation MAPTNTVSWSDLPFDLVGGVADRITGHADFARFRSVCPSWRSASAVHAARRRVPLLLVPTAGSWSLADGSISQTPMPTSRSLPFRFASLSFRFATPRGWALSVTIDFAATLQNPFTGASESLPALPSPFRVYRSTLQNMLWDRSPDAVMVSPGPGKGAYFCRLPAPDGGSWSPVAGCSQAADTSSITYCDGTFYLLDGRSRRVMAVDGTTFAVAYVIEPPDMVAPSPTRSWRTPETTLVASSGELLLMVRSHLLFKAGCRDDSESEGLFKAFRADSRSPAAGWSEIAGGDIGDRAVFVDHLRGFCVEANGVNGVRRNCMYVASTNCLVDDECGMDVLYGVYSVSVLDLADLTTQNLSHGNLMNCRYGRHLQWPTWFMPNLH comes from the coding sequence ATGGCGCCAACCAACACTGTGAGCTGGTCCGACCTACCATTCGACTTGGTCGGCGGGGTCGCCGACCGGATCACCGGGCACGCGGACTTTGCGCGCTTCCGCTCGGTGTGCCCGTCGTGGCGCTCGGCTTCGGCGGTgcacgccgcccgccgccgcgtccCTCTGCTCCTCGTGCCCACCGCCGGCTCGTGGTCCCTCGCCGACGGCAGCATCTCGCAGACCCCCATGCCTACCTCGAGAAGCCTCCCCTTCCGCTTCGCCAGCCTCTCCTTCCGCTTCGCCACGCCGCGCGGCTGGGCGCTCAGCGTGACCATAGACTTCGCGGCCACGTTACAGAACCCCTTCACCGGCGCGTCGGAGAGCCTGCCGGCGCTGCCGTCCCCGTTCCGCGTCTATCGGAGCACCCTCCAGAACATGTTGTGGGATCGGTCGCCGGACGCCGTCATGGTGTCGCCGGGGCCGGGCAAGGGCGCGTACTTCTGCCGGCTGCCGGCTCCAGACGGCGGATCGTGGAGCCCTGTAGCCGGATGCTCGCAGGCTGCCGATACCAGCAGCATCACCTACTGCGACGGCACGTTCTACCTCCTGGACGGGCGCAGCCGCAGGGTCATGGCCGTGGACGGCACAACCTTCGCAGTCGCCTACGTGATCGAGCCACCGGACATGGTCGCGCCCTCGCCAACCCGCTCCTGGCGCACACCTGAGACCACGCTTGTCGCATCATCCGGCGAGCTCCTCCTAATGGTCAGGTCGCACCTCCTGTTCAAAGCAGGATGCCGCGATGactcggagtcggagggtctatTCAAGGCGTTCCGCGCGGACAGCCGGAGCCCGGCGGCTGGGTGGTCGGAGATCGCCGGCGGCGACATCGGCGACCGAGCCGTGTTCGTGGACCACCTCCGGGGGTTCTGCGTGGAGGCCAACGGGGTCAACGGCGTGCGGAGAAACTGCATGTACGTGGCCAGCACGAACTGCCTGGTCGACGACGAGTGCGGGATGGACGTACTCTACGGGGTGTACAGCGTGTCCGTGCTGGATCTCGCCGACCTTACCACCCAAAATCTCTCGCACGGTAACTTGATGAACTGTCGCTACGGTAGGCATTTGCAATGGCCTACCTGGTTCATGCCAAATCTGCACTGA